The proteins below are encoded in one region of Belonocnema kinseyi isolate 2016_QV_RU_SX_M_011 chromosome 3, B_treatae_v1, whole genome shotgun sequence:
- the LOC117168947 gene encoding uncharacterized protein F54H12.2-like encodes MNPTNRAYLHIEEVSLLIQHAKISRGIRLTHAKALSKGTAEYPLTRVEVKTLTIHSGVLSESLDNVILGQLPKRNIIGFVENDAFNNHRSKNPFNFRHFNINHFSLYVDDMQIPTKPLQPDFSTGKLYIDAYQTMFSGTGMYLMNEGNNIDRFDYANGYCLFAFDLTLDLSTNCQSHRNLVKHSSLRIEFRVEETLQQTINCIVYAEYDNVLEIEASRQVIVDYSG; translated from the coding sequence ATGAACCCTACGAATCGGGCTTATCTTCATATTGAAGAAGTATCTCTTCTTATTCAGCATGCAAAAATCAGCCGTGGGATTCGGCTTACACACGCAAAAGCTCTTTCTAAAGGTACGGCCGAGTACCCACTTACCAGAGTAGAGGTTAAAACACTCACAATTCATTCTGGTGTTCTAAGTGAATCTCTCGATAATGTTATACTCGGTCAACTACCTAAAAGGAACATTATTGGATTTGTCGAAAATGACGCATTCAACAATCATCGTAGTAAAAATCCCTTTAACTTTAGACACTTTAATATCAACCATTTCTCTCTGTACGTAGATGATATGCAAATTCCAACAAAGCCTTTGCAACCAGATTTCTCAACAGGAAAGCTATACATTGATGCTTATCAAACTATGTTTTCCGGAACGGGGATGTATTTAATGAACGAGGGAAATAATATTGATCGTTTTGATTACGCAAATGGATACTGCCTCTTTGCATTTGATCTTACTCTTGATCTTTCTACAAATTGTCAATCACACAGGAATCTCGTTAAACATAGCAGCCTTCGCATTGAGTTTCGTGTAGAAGAAACACTacaacaaactattaattgtataGTCTATGCAGAATACGACAATGTCTTGGAAATTGAAGCGTCCAGGCAGGTTATAGTAGATTACAGCGGTTAA